A portion of the Manihot esculenta cultivar AM560-2 chromosome 2, M.esculenta_v8, whole genome shotgun sequence genome contains these proteins:
- the LOC110610016 gene encoding acetyl-CoA carboxylase 1 produces YLAANYGARIGVAEEVKSCFKVGWSDESCPERGFQYVYLSPEDYTHIGSSVIAHELKLPSGEIRWVIEAIVGKEDGLGVENLSGSGAIASAYSRAYKETFTLTYVTGRTVGIGAYLARLGMRCIQRLDQPIILTGFSALNKLLGREVYSSHMQLGGPKIMATNGVVHLTVSDDLEGVSAILNWLSCIPPHIGGTLPILSPSDPTERPVEYFPENSCDPRAAICGATDSSGKWLGGIFDRNSFVETLEGWARTVVTGRAKLGGIPVGIIAVETQTVMQVIPADPGQLDSHERVVPQAGQVWFPDSATKTAQAILDFNREELPLFILANWRGFSGGQRDLFEGILQAGSTIVENLRTYKQPVFVYIPMMGELRGRAWVVVDSQINSDRIEMYADRTAKGNVLEPEGMIEIKFRTKELLECMGRLDQQLITLKAKLQEAQHSGTYGMVESIQQQIKSREKQLLPVYTQIATRFAELHDSSLRMAAKGVIREVVDWGRSRVYFYKRLRRRIAEDSLMKTLKDAAGDNLSHKPAMDLIKKWFLDSDIARGREDAWGDDEAFFAWKDDPRNYEENLQELRVQKVLLQLASIGESLSDLKALPQGLAALLRKVDPSSRGQLINELRKVLN; encoded by the exons TATTTGGCAGCAAACTACGGTGCCCGAATTGGAGTTGCTGAGGAAGTAAAATCCTGCTTTAAAGTTGGTTGGTCAGATGAATCATGCCCAGAACGTGGTTTTCAATATGTATATTTGAGCCCTGAGGATTACACTCACATTGGATCATCTGTGATAGCCCATGAGTTAAAGCTGCCTAGTGGAGAAATCAGATGGGTGATAGAAGCCATTGTTGGCAAGGAGGATGGCTTGGGAGTAGAGAATTTATCAGGAAGTGGGGCCATTGCTAGTGCATATTCTAGGGCATACAAGGAAACCTTCACGTTGACATATGTCACTGGTAGAACAGTGGGAATTGGTGCTTATTTAGCTCGGCTTGGGATGCGATGCATACAGAGGCTTGATCAACCAATTATTTTGACTGGTTTCTCTGCACTAAACAAACTCCTTGGCCGTGAGGTGTACAGCTCTCACATGCAACTTGGTGGACCTAAAATAATGGCAACCAACGGAGTAGTGCATCTTACTGTCTCAGATGATCTGGAAGGCGTATCCGCCATTCTGAATTGGCTAAGCTGTATTCCTCCTCATATTGGTGGCACACTTCCAATTCTAAGCCCTTCAGATCCTACTGAAAGGCCTGTGGAGTACTTCCCAGAAAACTCATGTGACCCTCGTGCTGCTATTTGTGGTGCCACAGacagtagtgggaagtggcttGGGGGTATTTTTGACAGGAATAGTTTTGTTGAGACACTGGAAGGCTGGGCTAGGACAGTTGTAACTGGAAGGGCAAAGCTTGGAGGAATCCCTGTTGGAATAATTGCTGTTGAGACACAAACTGTAATGCAAGTGATTCCTGCTGACCCAGGACAGCTTGATTCTCATGAGAGGGTTGTCCCTCAGGCTGGGCAAGTATGGTTTCCAGATTCTGCCACCAAAACAGCTCAAGCAATATTGGATTTCAACCGAGAAGAGCTTCCACTTTTCATTCTTGCTAACTGGAGAGGCTTTTCAGGTGGACAGAGGGATCTTTTTGAAGGGATACTTCAGGCAGGTTCAACCATAGTTGAGAACCTCAGGACATACAAGCAACCTGTTTTTGTGTACATCCCCATGATGGGTGAGCTTCGTGGTAGGGCATGGGTTGTCGTGGATAGTCAGATCAATTCAGACCGCATCGAAATGTATGCTGATCGAACAGCTAAAGGAAATGTCCTTGAGCCTGAAGGAATGATCGAGATTAAATTCAGGACAAAAGAGCTGCTTGAATGCATGGGTCGGCTTGATCAGCAGCTAATCACTTTGAAGGCAAAACTTCAGGAAGCCCAACATAGTGGAACTTATGGGATGGTTGAATCTATACAACAGCAGATAAAATCCCGTGAAAAGCAACTCTTGCCAGTGTACACTCAGATAGCCACCAGATTTGCGGAGCTTCATGATTCTTCCCTGAGGATGGCTGCAAAGGGAGTGATCAGAGAAGTTGTGGATTGGGGCAGATCCCGGGTTTACTTCTACAAAAGGTTGCGTAGGAGAATTGCCGAGGATTCACTAATGAAGACTCTGAAAGATGCAGCTGGTGATAATCTGTCACATAAACCTGCAATGGACTTGATCAAAAAGTGGTTTCTGGATTCAGATATTGCGAGAGGCAGGGAAGATGCATGGGGGGACGACGAAGCTTTCTTTGCATGGAAGGATGATCCAAGGAATTATGAAGAGAATTTACAAGAATTGAGAGTCCAGAAGGTATTGCTTCAATTAGCAAGCATTGGTGAATCCTTGTCAGATTTGAAAGCTCTACCTCAAGGGCTTGCTGCCCTTCTAAGAAAG GTGGACCCATCAAGCCGAGGGCAATTGATTAATGAGCTCCGTAAAGTGCTTAATTGA
- the LOC110610013 gene encoding putative receptor-like protein kinase At4g00960 — protein sequence MASSTSLFFLCPLAIHFLVLTAQSQPEMVYKDCLPDKGNYSINSTYQANLKQLLTSIYTNTEINNGFYNFSHGQDPDVVKSIALCRPDITPQACRDCIKNASDSLLVLCPTSKEAIGGQDDCMVRYSYRDIFRLNEGRGPYFFVHSKNNVPEPNISGFNQSRMTLLDSLRDRAAAGDSRYKFDYNQTLDPNFQTIYALVQCTPDLTESECRDCLHFASGLIPECCEFNTGGRVITPSCNFRYETDRFYSLENMPSAQSPPPPPPPPGKSRIVIIVIVTVAVSTIVAICVFIFLRARNKKKEFKRIEAMNKKEEFNGIVDSEIEDAESLQFDFGTVRTATNDFSEENKLGQGGFGAVYKGELPNGQHIAVKRLSKESKQGQLEFKNEVLLVAKLQHKNLVRLLGFCLERKERLLIYEFVPNSSLDHFIFDPTKRTHLDWERRYKIIVGIARGLLYLHEDSRLRIIHRDLKASNVLLDEEMNPKISDFGMARLFEVDQTQEETSRIVGTFGYMAPEYIHHGRFSVKSDVFSFGVLVLEIASGQKISGAGIGEEEENLLTYSWKNWNEGTALNLIDPTMRVAPRSEMMRSIHIGLLCVQEHEANRPTMAQVVTLLGSYSITLPVPSKPAFFMHSALRTEASLSTNERSNEDVQQSRNEVSTSELYPR from the exons ATGGCTTCTTCTAcatctcttttctttctttgtcCTCTCGCCATTCATTTCTTGGTTCTCACAGCCCAGTCTCAGCCAGAAATGGTATACAAGGACTGTCTTCCAGACAAGGGTAACTACTCCATTAACAGTACCTACCAGGCAAATCTCAAACAGCTCCTCACTTCCATCTACACCAACACTGAAATAAACAACGGCTTCTACAATTTCTCTCACGGACAAGATCCTGACGTTGTTAAATCTATTGCTCTATGTAGACCAGACATTACCCCTCAAGCTTGCCGTGACTGTATAAAAAATGCCAGTGATTCTCTCCTCGTGCTCTGTCCAACCTCGAAGGAGGCCATTGGTGGGCAAGATGATTGTATGGTGCGCTATTCATACCGCGACATTTTCAGACTTAATGAAGGCCGCGGACCTTATTTTTTTGTGCACAGCAAAAATAATGTCCCTGAACCCAACATAAGTGGATTCAACCAGTCGAGGATGACCTTGTTAGACAGTCTCAGGGACAGAGCTGCGGCGGGTGATTCACGTTACAAGTTTGATTATAACCAAACTCTTGACCCCAACTTTCAAACCATATATGCACTTGTGCAGTGTACTCCTGATTTAACTGAATCTGAATGCAGAGATTGTCTGCATTTTGCTTCGGGACTTATTCCAGAGTGTTGTGAATTTAATACTGGAGGAAGAGTTATTACCCCAAGCTGTAATTTCCGATATGAGACAGACCGTTTCTACAGTCTTGAGAATATGCCGTCTGCGCAAtctccacctccacctccacctccaccag gaAAATCGAGAATTGTAATCATTGTAATTGTCACAGTAGCTGTTTCTACAATAGTTGCAATTTGCGTATTCATATTCTTGAGAGCAAGGAATAAGAAGAAAGAGTTCAAACGCATAGAAGCAATGAATAAGAAGGAAGAGTTCAACGGCATAG TTGATTCTGAAATTGAAGATGCGGAATCCTTGCAATTTGACTTTGGCACTGTGAGAACGGCAACAAATGACTTCTCTGAAGAAAATAAGCTTGGACAGGGTGGATTTGGAGCTGTGTACAAA GGTGAGCTTCCTAATGGACAACACATAGCTGTAAAAAGGTTGTCCAAGGAATCAAAACAGGGACAACTAGAGTTTAAGAATGAGGTCCTATTGGTGGCCAAGCTTCAGCACAAGAATTTGGTTAGACTTCTGGGTTTCTGccttgaaagaaaagaaaggctTCTTATCTATGAGTTTGTGCCCAACTCCAGCCTCGACCACTTCATATTTG ATCCTACCAAGAGAACACATTTGGATTGGGAGAGGCGCTACAAAATTATCGTAGGCATTGCTCGAGGTCTTCTTTACCTTCATGAAGATTCTCGACTTCGAATTATACATCGTGATCTCAAAGCTAGTAACGTATTATTAGATGAAGAGATGAATccaaaaatttcagattttggcATGGCAAGATTATTTGAAGTAGATCAAACGCAAGAAGAAACAAGTAGAATTGTGGGGACCtt TGGATATATGGCTCCAGAATATATACACCATGGACGCTTCTCTGTCAAGTCAGATGTTTTCAGCTTTGGTGTTTTAGTTTTGGAAATTGCGAGCGGCCAAAAGATCAGCGGCGCTGGTATTGGGGAGGAAGAAGAGAACCTTCTGACATAT AGTTGGAAAAATTGGAATGAAGGGACAGCTTTAAATTTGATAGATCCCACCATGAGAGTTGCACCGAGAAGTGAGATGATGAGATCCATCCACATTGGATTACTATGTGTTCAAGAACATGAAGCTAATCGACCAACAATGGCTCAAGTTGTTACTCTGCTCGGTAGCTATTCTATTACTCTGCCAGTTccctcaaaacctgcatttttTATGCACAGTGCATTGAGGACAGAGGCATCATTGTCAACAAATGAAAGGTCAAATGAAGATGTGCAGCAATCCAGAAATGAAGTTTCGACCTCCGAGCTGTACCCTCGATAG